A genome region from Sphingobium sp. CR2-8 includes the following:
- a CDS encoding MAPEG family protein, translating into MPVEITILAWSMVLLLVHIFTAAHFKTKQYGPKWNMGARDEKLPPLHPLAGRLVRAEANFKENLPIAIVALIGVVVAGKTSEWTAMGGWIWLGARVVYLPLYAAGVPVVRTIIYLASLVGILIALWPLLLF; encoded by the coding sequence ATGCCCGTCGAAATCACGATCCTCGCCTGGTCCATGGTCCTGCTGCTGGTCCACATCTTCACTGCGGCGCATTTCAAGACCAAGCAATATGGCCCCAAATGGAATATGGGCGCACGCGACGAAAAACTGCCGCCGCTTCATCCGCTCGCCGGGCGGCTGGTCCGGGCGGAGGCCAATTTCAAGGAAAACCTGCCCATCGCCATCGTCGCGCTGATCGGGGTCGTGGTGGCGGGGAAGACCAGCGAATGGACCGCCATGGGTGGCTGGATCTGGCTGGGCGCGCGGGTCGTGTATCTGCCGCTCTATGCCGCAGGGGTTCCGGTGGTGCGCACCATCATCTACCTGGCCAGCCTGGTCGGCATCCTGATCGCCCTCTGGCCGCTGCTGCTTTTCTAA
- a CDS encoding TorF family putative porin: MPPTDRFIRAAWLGALSLAGHAVPAAAQYASSPTVTLEAASDERRRGLSWSDGDPVLRGTVLVPVMTDGLNLDGAATTLWGSDRHGGADAVIDLGATYARQLGGFRLTSEARYHLFPGASHQGYGEVGAGAGFLIGPASLDLFASYAPRQSAIGGDNLYLAASAATAIPGTPFTVSARIGRSSGDVRDPMRASRLRPDGRYWDHGAGIDYVKGRWSAGLRYANSSIDGPGRNHAGARLIGRVGLTL, from the coding sequence TTGCCGCCAACTGATCGCTTCATCCGGGCTGCATGGCTGGGCGCGCTCTCGCTCGCCGGTCATGCCGTTCCGGCGGCCGCCCAATATGCGTCCAGCCCCACCGTCACGCTTGAAGCCGCCAGCGACGAACGCCGCCGTGGCCTGAGCTGGAGCGATGGCGATCCGGTGTTGCGCGGCACCGTGTTGGTTCCGGTGATGACGGACGGCCTTAACCTCGACGGCGCGGCCACGACGCTATGGGGCAGCGACCGCCATGGCGGCGCCGACGCGGTGATCGACCTGGGCGCAACCTACGCCCGGCAACTGGGCGGCTTCCGGCTAACCAGCGAAGCCCGCTACCATCTCTTCCCCGGCGCATCGCATCAGGGCTACGGCGAAGTCGGCGCGGGCGCAGGCTTTTTGATCGGCCCGGCCAGCCTGGACCTGTTCGCCAGCTATGCGCCGCGCCAATCGGCGATCGGTGGCGACAATCTCTACCTCGCCGCCTCCGCCGCCACCGCCATTCCCGGTACGCCCTTCACCGTGTCCGCCCGGATCGGCCGATCGTCGGGCGACGTTCGCGACCCCATGCGTGCCTCGCGCCTGCGCCCCGACGGCCGCTATTGGGATCATGGCGCGGGAATCGACTATGTCAAAGGGCGCTGGTCCGCCGGGCTGCGCTACGCCAACAGCAGTATCGACGGCCCCGGTCGCAACCATGCAGGCGCACGCCTGATCGGACGCGTGGGCCTGACATTATAA
- a CDS encoding putative bifunctional diguanylate cyclase/phosphodiesterase, protein MRGAGEVNLASGDQSGEGQRSLFILSPGDRDGLIQTAQRIGWRAIGARRAKDAPQRYLHSEAQIGLVDLRGGGDVDNLLAPLVPAMEAGGGAILVLIDARHLDQVPALLAVGATHYLAGAVTDMSLKAALASAHRLVERLGGGVAHSQRAQRIRRGDALYWALGRDGLLRTSDSLAQHLGLTDSVVAPAALVRRLPRVERRGVLAALKAMRKVGRPAVLAHALPDRPGQRLVHHLRDTDGAIAADVEWLSDGQAQDGGSRDYLTGLRSRQAALDWLARRAGLPTTILLLSISHFDRMNAAYGQVVGDALLGRIARRIERMVDDVAPDTMVARIAGTEFLVGLTGEVAGSDRATFLARQLIGAVGQPFSAGDHLIRLIARCGIAQARTEDDVTQLLRRAGTALSDARQAGGEGIRILSAEKHSRQVDADRLETDLRLSLDRGEISIVFQPQYPVGSDRISGVEALARWNHPHYGPLGAGILFATAERSDYMLPLSAHIQAEALRQAAAWPGALADLRLSINVTAADIAQPGFMTDLLGLVDRSGFPRSRLTVEITESGLIEDVAAATALLNALRAEGLAVAIDDFGTGYSSLAYLKSLPLDYLKIDSGLAQDIAGTARDRIIVRGVIHMAKSLGLKVIAEGVETEEQLDLLAREGCDYCQGFLRSAGVSSADLINLVLAG, encoded by the coding sequence ATGCGCGGCGCCGGGGAAGTGAATTTGGCAAGTGGGGATCAGAGTGGCGAGGGCCAGCGCAGCCTGTTCATCCTGTCGCCGGGTGACCGCGACGGGCTGATCCAGACGGCACAGCGCATCGGCTGGCGCGCGATCGGCGCGCGCCGGGCCAAGGATGCCCCCCAACGCTATCTCCACAGCGAAGCGCAGATCGGGCTGGTCGATCTGCGAGGCGGCGGCGACGTCGACAATCTGCTCGCGCCGCTGGTGCCGGCGATGGAGGCGGGCGGCGGCGCGATCCTGGTGTTGATCGACGCGCGCCATCTGGATCAGGTGCCCGCCCTGCTGGCGGTCGGGGCGACGCATTATCTGGCGGGCGCCGTGACCGACATGAGCCTGAAAGCCGCGTTGGCGTCTGCGCATCGGCTGGTCGAGCGGCTGGGCGGCGGTGTCGCGCACAGCCAGCGGGCGCAGCGCATCCGACGGGGGGACGCGCTTTACTGGGCACTGGGTCGCGACGGATTGCTGCGGACCAGCGATAGCCTGGCGCAGCATCTGGGATTGACGGATAGCGTCGTCGCGCCTGCGGCGCTGGTCCGCCGACTGCCGCGGGTGGAGCGGCGCGGGGTGCTGGCGGCGTTGAAGGCGATGCGCAAGGTCGGGCGGCCTGCCGTGCTGGCGCATGCCCTGCCGGATCGGCCGGGGCAGCGGCTGGTCCATCATCTGCGGGACACGGACGGCGCGATTGCCGCCGACGTTGAATGGCTGTCGGACGGGCAGGCGCAGGATGGGGGGAGCCGCGACTATCTGACCGGGCTGCGTTCGCGGCAGGCGGCGCTCGACTGGCTGGCGCGGCGGGCGGGGCTGCCGACCACCATATTGCTGCTGTCGATCAGCCATTTCGACCGGATGAATGCGGCCTATGGGCAAGTGGTGGGCGACGCGCTGCTGGGGCGCATCGCCCGGCGGATCGAGCGGATGGTGGACGATGTTGCGCCGGACACGATGGTCGCACGCATCGCGGGCACCGAATTTCTGGTCGGCCTGACCGGCGAAGTGGCGGGCAGCGACCGGGCGACCTTCCTGGCGCGGCAGCTGATCGGCGCGGTCGGGCAGCCGTTCAGCGCGGGCGACCATCTGATCCGCCTGATCGCCCGGTGCGGTATCGCCCAGGCGCGGACCGAGGACGATGTGACGCAATTGCTGCGTCGGGCGGGCACCGCCCTGTCCGATGCGCGCCAGGCGGGCGGCGAGGGCATCCGCATCCTGTCGGCCGAAAAGCATAGTCGGCAGGTCGATGCCGACCGGCTGGAGACGGATTTGCGCCTGTCGCTGGACCGGGGCGAGATCAGTATCGTGTTCCAGCCGCAATATCCCGTCGGCTCCGATCGCATCAGCGGGGTGGAGGCGCTGGCGCGCTGGAACCACCCCCATTATGGCCCGCTGGGCGCGGGCATATTGTTCGCCACGGCCGAACGATCCGACTATATGTTGCCGCTGTCGGCGCATATCCAGGCGGAGGCGCTGCGGCAGGCGGCGGCGTGGCCCGGCGCGCTGGCGGACCTGCGCCTGTCGATCAACGTCACGGCGGCGGACATCGCCCAGCCCGGATTCATGACTGATCTGCTGGGGCTGGTGGATCGCAGCGGTTTTCCGCGATCCCGGTTGACGGTCGAGATTACCGAAAGCGGGCTGATCGAGGATGTGGCCGCAGCGACGGCGCTGCTCAACGCACTGCGGGCGGAAGGGCTGGCGGTGGCGATCGACGATTTCGGCACGGGCTATTCCAGTCTCGCCTATCTTAAAAGCCTGCCGCTCGACTATCTGAAGATCGACAGCGGACTGGCGCAGGATATCGCCGGGACCGCGCGGGACCGGATCATCGTGCGCGGGGTGATCCATATGGCCAAGTCGCTGGGCCTTAAAGTAATCGCCGAAGGGGTGGAGACGGAGGAGCAACTCGACCTGCTGGCGCGGGAAGGTTGCGATTATTGTCAGGGCTTCCTGCGATCGGCGGGCGTGTCTTCCGCCGACCTCATCAATCTGGTGCTGGCGGGTTAG